In Anopheles gambiae chromosome 2, idAnoGambNW_F1_1, whole genome shotgun sequence, a single window of DNA contains:
- the LOC1281503 gene encoding protein fork head isoform X1 — MQKLYPESSINTSSSMAVGGGGGGGGGGGGGNMSPMATTYSSMNSMGMAVGGMTSVSPQGGGFGATVLGSPGMGGMGAAMNSMSGNCLTSTPIGYSSMGSPISNMGSCMGGNGMSTMAAMSGYSSVAGSREVLGDPSSPNSVALQRARTEKPAATYRRNYTHAKPPYSYISLITMAIQNNPHKMLTLAEIYQFIMDLFPFYRQNQQRWQNSIRHSLSFNDCFVKVPRTPDKPGKGSFWTLHPDSGNMFENGCYLRRQKRFKDEKKEVLRSLHKSPAHGGSLDAVGSPDKKDPNEEHHHHHHHHSHSHHSHRTEHVSKLSAAVDTHGMLNSAHGKDADALAMLHATADLCLAQQSHSQHGGSHHPTHHHHHHPAHQQLQQEELTAMVNRCHPSLLGEYHSMHLKQEPAGYTPSSHPFSITRLLPTESKADIKMYEMSQYAGYNGLSPLPNSHAAAAALGQDSYYHQSLGYHHASTGTTSL; from the coding sequence ATGCAAAAGCTCTACCCGGAAAGCTCGATCAACACGAGCAGTAGCATGGCGGTGGGCggcggaggcggcggcggcggcggcggcggtggcggcaacATGAGCCCGATGGCCACCACGTACAGCAGCATGAACAGTATGGGGATGGCGGTCGGCGGCATGACGTCCGTGTCGCCCCAGGGCGGCGGGTTCGGCGCGACCGTGCTCGGCAGCCCGGGCATGGGCGGGATGGGCGCCGCCATGAACAGCATGTCGGGCAACTGTCTCACCTCGACGCCGATCGGGTACAGCTCGATGGGGTCGCCGATCAGCAACATGGGCTCGTGCATGGGCGGCAACGGCATGAGCACGATGGCGGCCATGTCCGGGTACTCGAGTGTGGCCGGCAGCCGGGAGGTGCTGGGCGATCCGAGCTCGCCCAACTCGGTCGCGCTGCAGCGGGCCCGCACGGAGAAGCCGGCCGCGACGTACCGGCGGAACTACACGCACGCCAAGCCGCCCTACTCGTACATCAGCCTGATCACGATGGCGATCCAGAACAACCCGCACAAGATGCTGACGCTGGCCGAGATCTACCAGTTCATCATGGATCTGTTCCCGTTCTACCGGCAGAACCAGCAGCGGTGGCAGAACTCGATCCGGCACTCGCTCAGCTTCAACGACTGCTTCGTGAAGGTGCCCCGCACGCCGGACAAGCCGGGCAAGGGGTCGTTCTGGACGCTCCATCCCGACTCGGGCAACATGTTCGAGAACGGGTGCTACCTGCGGCGCCAGAAGCGGTTCAAGGACGAGAAGAAGGAGGTGCTCCGGTCGCTGCACAAGAGCCCGGCGCACGGCGGCAGCCTCGATGCGGTCGGCAGCCCGGACAAGAAGGACCCGAACGAggagcaccaccatcaccatcaccatcacagcCACAGCCACCACAGCCACCGGACGGAGCACGTGTCCAAGCTGAGCGCGGCAGTCGACACGCACGGCATGCTGAACAGTGCGCACGGTAAAGACGCGGACGCGCTCGCGATGCTGCACGCGACGGCCGACTTATGCTTAGCCCAACAATCTCATTCACAGCATGGTGGTTCGCACCACCCTacgcaccatcaccaccaccatccggcccaccagcagctgcagcaggagGAATTGACGGCTATGGTAAATCGCTGCCACCCTTCGCTGCTTGGTGAATATCACTCGATGCACCTGAAGCAGGAACCGGCGGGCTACACGCCCTCTAGTCACCCGTTCTCGATCACCCGGCTGCTGCCGACCGAGTCGAAGGCGGACATCAAGATGTACGAGATGAGCCAGTACGCCGGCTACAACGGGCTCAGCCCGCTGCCGAACTCGCACGCGGCCGCGGCCGCCCTCGGGCAGGACTCGTACTATCACCAGAGCCTCGGCTACCACCATGCGTCCACGGGCACGACCAGCTTGTGA
- the LOC1281503 gene encoding protein fork head isoform X2, producing the protein MQKLYPESSINTSSSMAVGGGGGGGGGGGGGNMSPMATTYSSMNSMGMAVGGMTSVSPQGGGFGATVLGSPGMGGMGAAMNSMSGNCLTSTPIGYSSMGSPISNMGSCMGGNGMSTMAAMSGYSSVAGSREVLGDPSSPNSVALQRARTEKPAATYRRNYTHAKPPYSYISLITMAIQNNPHKMLTLAEIYQFIMDLFPFYRQNQQRWQNSIRHSLSFNDCFVKVPRTPDKPGKGSFWTLHPDSGNMFENGCYLRRQKRFKDEKKEVLRSLHKSPAHGGSLDAVGSPDKKDPNEEHHHHHHHHSHSHHSHRTEHVSKLSAAVDTHGMLNSAHAWWFAPPYAPSPPPSGPPAAAAGGIDGYGKSLPPFAAW; encoded by the exons ATGCAAAAGCTCTACCCGGAAAGCTCGATCAACACGAGCAGTAGCATGGCGGTGGGCggcggaggcggcggcggcggcggcggcggtggcggcaacATGAGCCCGATGGCCACCACGTACAGCAGCATGAACAGTATGGGGATGGCGGTCGGCGGCATGACGTCCGTGTCGCCCCAGGGCGGCGGGTTCGGCGCGACCGTGCTCGGCAGCCCGGGCATGGGCGGGATGGGCGCCGCCATGAACAGCATGTCGGGCAACTGTCTCACCTCGACGCCGATCGGGTACAGCTCGATGGGGTCGCCGATCAGCAACATGGGCTCGTGCATGGGCGGCAACGGCATGAGCACGATGGCGGCCATGTCCGGGTACTCGAGTGTGGCCGGCAGCCGGGAGGTGCTGGGCGATCCGAGCTCGCCCAACTCGGTCGCGCTGCAGCGGGCCCGCACGGAGAAGCCGGCCGCGACGTACCGGCGGAACTACACGCACGCCAAGCCGCCCTACTCGTACATCAGCCTGATCACGATGGCGATCCAGAACAACCCGCACAAGATGCTGACGCTGGCCGAGATCTACCAGTTCATCATGGATCTGTTCCCGTTCTACCGGCAGAACCAGCAGCGGTGGCAGAACTCGATCCGGCACTCGCTCAGCTTCAACGACTGCTTCGTGAAGGTGCCCCGCACGCCGGACAAGCCGGGCAAGGGGTCGTTCTGGACGCTCCATCCCGACTCGGGCAACATGTTCGAGAACGGGTGCTACCTGCGGCGCCAGAAGCGGTTCAAGGACGAGAAGAAGGAGGTGCTCCGGTCGCTGCACAAGAGCCCGGCGCACGGCGGCAGCCTCGATGCGGTCGGCAGCCCGGACAAGAAGGACCCGAACGAggagcaccaccatcaccatcaccatcacagcCACAGCCACCACAGCCACCGGACGGAGCACGTGTCCAAGCTGAGCGCGGCAGTCGACACGCACGGCATGCTGAACAGTGCGCACG CATGGTGGTTCGCACCACCCTacgcaccatcaccaccaccatccggcccaccagcagctgcagcaggagGAATTGACGGCTATGGTAAATCGCTGCCACCCTTCGCTGCTTGGTGA